Proteins from a genomic interval of Amycolatopsis sp. cg13:
- a CDS encoding NADH:flavin oxidoreductase/NADH oxidase family protein, giving the protein MTDPRDLLAEPLKLQCGAVLPHRIAKSALSEQLGDRRNAPSGELTRLYRTWARGGAGLLVTGNVMVDPTALGEPRNVAVPTVPDPAAYRPWAQSVDGTDAQLWVQLNHPGRQSPRYLSRQPVAPSAVPFGDRGVRTAFAAPRALTGDEIEAVVARFAVSARAFVDAGFAGIQIHGAHGYLISQFLSPLVNRRDDEWGRDRSRFLLEVVRAVRGAVGDRVPVSVKLNSADFQRGGFDEDESLQVVRALGEAGIDLLEISGGTYERAAMMGAGRASTQRREAYFLDYAAKARQISDVALMVTGGFTTAAGMAEALESGALDMLGIGRPFTVDPGLPGRLLAGEDVRAERRCPRTGIRLADSLLEIQWHTQQMHRVAAGKPVDLKRGAWRALAQAGLSDPLNAFRRVRA; this is encoded by the coding sequence ATGACCGATCCCCGGGATCTGCTCGCCGAACCGCTCAAGCTGCAGTGCGGGGCCGTGCTGCCGCATCGGATCGCGAAGTCGGCGCTCAGCGAGCAGCTTGGCGACCGTCGTAACGCGCCGTCCGGCGAGCTCACGCGGCTGTACCGGACGTGGGCGCGCGGGGGCGCTGGCCTGCTGGTGACGGGCAACGTGATGGTCGATCCCACCGCGCTCGGCGAGCCGCGCAACGTCGCGGTGCCGACCGTGCCGGATCCGGCGGCGTATCGGCCGTGGGCGCAGTCGGTGGACGGGACCGACGCGCAGTTGTGGGTGCAGCTCAACCATCCCGGTCGGCAGAGTCCCCGGTACTTGTCCCGGCAGCCGGTCGCGCCGTCGGCGGTGCCGTTCGGCGATCGAGGGGTGCGGACGGCGTTCGCGGCGCCGCGGGCATTGACTGGGGACGAGATCGAAGCGGTGGTGGCGAGGTTCGCGGTGTCGGCGCGGGCGTTCGTCGACGCCGGGTTCGCCGGGATCCAGATTCATGGCGCGCACGGGTACCTGATTTCGCAGTTCCTGTCGCCGTTGGTGAATCGTCGCGACGACGAGTGGGGGCGCGACCGCAGCCGGTTCCTGCTTGAGGTGGTGCGCGCGGTTCGGGGCGCGGTGGGCGATCGCGTGCCGGTTTCGGTGAAGCTCAACAGTGCGGATTTCCAGCGCGGCGGCTTCGACGAGGACGAGTCGCTGCAGGTGGTTCGCGCGCTGGGCGAGGCGGGAATCGACCTGCTGGAGATTTCCGGCGGCACCTACGAGCGGGCCGCGATGATGGGCGCCGGCCGGGCGAGCACGCAGCGGCGGGAAGCGTATTTCCTGGACTACGCGGCGAAAGCCCGGCAGATCAGCGACGTCGCGCTGATGGTCACCGGCGGCTTCACCACGGCCGCCGGGATGGCGGAGGCACTGGAATCCGGTGCGCTGGACATGCTCGGGATCGGCCGTCCGTTCACTGTGGACCCCGGTCTTCCCGGACGCCTGCTCGCGGGCGAGGACGTCCGAGCCGAACGGCGGTGCCCGCGCACGGGAATCCGGCTCGCCGACAGCCTGCTCGAGATCCAGTGGCACACCCAGCAGATGCACCGCGTCGCCGCGGGCAAGCCGGTGGACCTCAAGCGCGGCGCGTGGCGGGCGCTGGCCCAGGCCGGGCTCAGCGATCCGCTAAACGCGTTTCGCCGGGTACGCGCGTGA
- a CDS encoding class II fumarate hydratase codes for MAEQEYRIEHDTMGEVRVPVDALYRAQTQRAVENFPISGRGLERAQIRALGLLKAAAARVNARLGVLDADVADAIAKAADEVAEGKHDEHFPIDVFQTGSGTSSNMNANEVIATLATRALGRDVHPNDHVNASQSSNDTFPTTIHVAATEAVLTDVVPALEHLAGAIEARAEEWNDVVKSGRTHLMDAVPITLGQEAGAWAAQIRFGIERLQSGLPRLGELPIGGTAVGSGLNAPDGFGAAVSAELAQITGLPLTEARNHFEAQATQDSVVETSGHLRTVAVSLNKIANDLRWLGSGPRTGLAELALPDLQPGSSIMPGKVNPVIPEATLQVVAQVVGNDAAVAFAGAAGNFQLNVNLPVIARNVLESARLLAAVSRLLADKVFAGVTANAERARQYAEGSPSIVTPLNKYIGYEEAAAVAKQALKELKTIREVVLERGYVRDGKLTEAQLDEALDVLRMARGGK; via the coding sequence ATGGCTGAACAGGAATACCGGATCGAACACGACACGATGGGTGAGGTCCGCGTCCCGGTCGACGCGCTCTACCGCGCGCAGACGCAGCGTGCCGTCGAGAACTTCCCCATCTCCGGCCGCGGTCTCGAGCGCGCCCAGATCCGCGCGCTGGGCCTGTTGAAGGCCGCCGCCGCCCGCGTGAACGCGCGGCTTGGCGTCCTGGACGCCGACGTCGCCGACGCGATCGCCAAGGCCGCCGACGAGGTCGCCGAGGGCAAGCACGACGAGCACTTCCCGATCGACGTCTTCCAGACCGGTTCGGGCACGTCGTCCAACATGAACGCGAACGAGGTCATCGCGACGCTGGCCACCCGCGCGCTCGGCCGCGACGTGCACCCGAACGACCACGTCAACGCGTCGCAGTCCTCGAACGACACGTTCCCGACGACGATCCACGTCGCCGCCACCGAGGCTGTCCTCACCGACGTCGTCCCGGCGCTGGAGCACCTCGCCGGCGCGATCGAGGCGCGCGCCGAGGAGTGGAACGACGTCGTCAAGTCCGGCCGCACGCACCTGATGGACGCCGTGCCGATCACGCTCGGCCAGGAAGCGGGCGCGTGGGCCGCGCAGATCCGGTTCGGCATCGAGCGGCTGCAGTCCGGCCTGCCGCGGCTGGGCGAACTGCCCATCGGCGGCACCGCGGTCGGCTCCGGCCTGAACGCGCCGGACGGCTTCGGCGCGGCGGTGTCGGCCGAGCTGGCGCAGATCACCGGGTTGCCGCTCACCGAGGCACGCAACCACTTCGAGGCGCAGGCGACGCAGGACAGCGTGGTCGAGACCTCCGGGCACCTGCGCACGGTCGCGGTATCGCTGAACAAGATCGCGAACGACCTGCGCTGGCTGGGTTCCGGCCCGCGCACCGGGCTGGCCGAGCTGGCGCTGCCGGACCTCCAGCCGGGTTCGTCGATCATGCCGGGCAAGGTCAACCCGGTCATTCCGGAGGCGACGCTGCAGGTCGTCGCGCAGGTCGTCGGCAACGACGCGGCGGTCGCGTTCGCCGGTGCGGCGGGCAACTTCCAGCTCAACGTGAATCTGCCGGTCATCGCGCGCAACGTGCTCGAATCGGCGCGGCTGCTCGCGGCCGTCTCGCGGCTGCTGGCGGACAAGGTGTTCGCCGGGGTCACCGCGAACGCCGAGCGCGCGCGGCAGTACGCCGAGGGCTCGCCGTCGATCGTCACGCCGCTCAACAAGTACATCGGCTACGAGGAAGCGGCCGCGGTGGCGAAGCAGGCGCTCAAGGAGCTCAAGACGATCCGTGAGGTCGTGCTGGAGCGCGGGTACGTCCGCGACGGCAAGCTCACCGAAGCGCAGCTCGACGAGGCGCTCGACGTGCTGCGGATGGCGCGCGGCGGCAAGTAG
- a CDS encoding ATP-dependent DNA ligase, with amino-acid sequence MLFTDLVTASAELAATRSRKTKIAVLAAVLRAAEPGELPAVIAYLTGQTAQDRLGAGWRTLADLAVEPAAEAAVSVAEVDVALTDVAAAAGAGSVKRRAEVLTALFSRLTRAEQEFVVRLVTGELRQGALEGVMVDAVAAAAEVEVELVRRAFMLSGRLPVTGQVALTGGAAALAEFGLELGRPVRPMLASPAESLEEAVTEHGNAIVEYKMDGARIQVHRHGAEVHVYTRTLREITGSVGELVELVRALPCESVVLDGETLALTDDGRPRPFQETMSRFGSTRDEQVRALLLRPYFFDCLHLDGVDLLDAPLSERNEALRRVAGEHVIPGSVRPESPAAVLEAAMDAGHEGVMVKDLDSIYAAGRRGRAWLKVKPVHTIDLVVLAAEWGHGRRTGKLSNLHLGARDPDGGPPIMVGKTFKGLTDELLAWQTERFQEIESHRDRWTVHVRPEMVVEIELDGAQVSTRYPGGLALRFARVVRYRPDKEPGEADTIDTVRGLLRGSRPAEQTGSAEQPSLAGSAESSRQPSSAARPDSVGPEDQAGSEEASG; translated from the coding sequence GTGTTGTTCACCGACCTCGTCACCGCCTCCGCCGAACTGGCGGCCACGCGGTCACGGAAAACGAAGATCGCCGTGCTGGCCGCTGTGCTGCGCGCGGCCGAACCCGGCGAACTGCCCGCGGTGATCGCGTATCTCACCGGGCAGACGGCGCAGGACCGGCTCGGAGCCGGCTGGCGCACGCTCGCCGACCTCGCCGTCGAACCCGCGGCCGAGGCTGCCGTCTCGGTGGCCGAGGTCGACGTCGCGCTCACGGACGTCGCGGCCGCGGCGGGCGCGGGGTCGGTCAAGCGACGAGCAGAGGTGCTCACCGCGTTGTTCTCCCGGCTGACCCGGGCGGAGCAGGAGTTCGTGGTCCGGCTCGTCACCGGGGAGCTGCGCCAGGGCGCGCTGGAAGGCGTGATGGTCGACGCGGTCGCGGCGGCGGCCGAGGTGGAGGTCGAGCTGGTGCGGCGGGCCTTCATGCTGTCCGGACGGTTGCCGGTCACCGGACAGGTGGCGTTGACCGGGGGCGCGGCGGCGCTCGCGGAGTTCGGGCTTGAGCTGGGCCGTCCAGTGCGGCCGATGCTCGCGTCGCCGGCGGAATCGCTGGAAGAAGCCGTGACGGAGCACGGGAACGCGATCGTCGAGTACAAAATGGACGGTGCGCGGATCCAGGTGCACCGGCACGGTGCGGAAGTGCACGTGTACACGCGCACGCTGCGGGAAATCACCGGCAGCGTAGGCGAATTGGTCGAGCTGGTGCGAGCGCTGCCGTGCGAATCGGTGGTGCTGGACGGCGAAACCCTCGCGCTCACCGACGACGGGCGGCCGCGGCCGTTCCAGGAAACGATGAGCCGGTTCGGCAGCACGCGGGACGAGCAGGTGCGGGCGTTGCTGCTGCGGCCGTACTTCTTCGACTGCCTGCATCTGGACGGGGTCGATCTGCTCGACGCGCCGCTGTCCGAGCGCAACGAGGCGCTGCGCCGGGTGGCGGGCGAGCACGTGATCCCCGGCTCGGTCCGGCCGGAATCACCGGCCGCGGTGCTCGAGGCGGCGATGGACGCCGGGCACGAGGGCGTGATGGTGAAGGACCTCGATTCGATCTACGCGGCCGGGCGGCGCGGGCGCGCGTGGCTCAAGGTGAAACCGGTGCACACCATCGACCTGGTGGTGCTGGCGGCGGAATGGGGCCACGGGCGGCGCACCGGGAAGCTGTCGAACCTGCACCTCGGCGCGCGCGATCCGGACGGCGGACCGCCGATCATGGTGGGCAAGACGTTCAAGGGCCTCACCGACGAGCTGCTGGCCTGGCAGACCGAGCGGTTCCAGGAGATCGAGTCGCACCGCGACCGGTGGACCGTCCATGTCCGGCCGGAGATGGTGGTCGAGATCGAGCTGGACGGGGCTCAGGTCAGCACGCGGTATCCGGGCGGGCTGGCGCTGCGGTTCGCGCGGGTGGTGCGGTATCGGCCGGACAAGGAACCCGGCGAGGCGGACACCATCGACACCGTCCGGGGGTTGCTGCGCGGCAGCCGTCCGGCTGAGCAGACCGGCTCGGCAGAGCAACCCAGCCTCGCGGGAAGTGCTGAGTCGTCGAGGCAGCCGAGCTCGGCGGCGCGGCCTGATTCCGTCGGTCCTGAAGATCAGGCCGGTTCCGAGGAGGCGTCCGGATGA
- a CDS encoding PstS family phosphate ABC transporter substrate-binding protein has translation MSFGEIVRTLADVLTSSRGLVPIAVVAGATILAPIIDRYVIRRRRVIYRELYNSKIGLNPVTLSDSDNGAVQADPELVRTVQLLEPLSVVVIRIRNTGSFDIGPDDWEHPLQFTFGRRVVWDARVSDAKDGLREVVRNGLEFFTHDQPTPDPGTARLSGVRALLPQRISALLRQNDAPPAPAPQWHGVRLEQLSLKRREKFKLVVVLREPDDWRGGPMSKELDVTGRLSGGRIKDERKQRWLSWPVVTGAIGVLLTGALLSMLLVAVSRGSEPGCGKGSLAVHGSSAFARIMNSVADEYQRLCPGATILTQAVGSVSAVRELGPLPAEQKDSLAVLSDGKAADAGPDLVTQPVAVLVYGLVVNKSVGVDHLSGEQVRGIFSGKYTNWSQLREGPSIPIRVVGRGQESGTRKTFEEKILGTAEPGLSSDDCRTPTRDPHAAVVRCERGTTDELLRAVGDTPGAIGYADVPAAKIAAAGGQVAMAKLDDRYPDVTSIDAGYRFWTVEYFYTKGVPENDSLLKQFIDYLRSSTARAELQDAGYTPCVTKQGLLDQYCTRPDA, from the coding sequence GTGAGCTTCGGGGAAATAGTGCGCACACTCGCCGACGTGCTCACGTCCAGCCGCGGCCTCGTGCCGATCGCCGTCGTCGCGGGCGCGACCATCCTCGCGCCGATCATCGACCGCTACGTCATCCGCCGCAGGCGCGTCATCTACCGGGAACTCTACAACTCCAAAATCGGCCTCAATCCAGTTACGCTCAGCGACTCGGACAACGGTGCGGTGCAAGCGGATCCGGAGCTCGTGCGCACCGTGCAACTGCTGGAACCGCTCAGCGTCGTCGTGATCCGCATCCGCAACACCGGCAGCTTCGACATCGGCCCGGACGACTGGGAACACCCGCTGCAGTTCACCTTCGGGCGGAGGGTGGTCTGGGACGCGCGCGTGTCCGACGCCAAGGACGGGTTACGTGAAGTGGTCCGGAACGGACTTGAATTCTTTACTCATGATCAGCCTACGCCTGATCCGGGAACCGCGCGACTGTCCGGCGTGCGAGCATTGCTGCCGCAGCGAATTTCCGCTCTGCTGCGGCAAAACGACGCCCCGCCCGCACCAGCTCCGCAGTGGCACGGCGTCCGCCTCGAACAGCTTTCGCTGAAGCGGCGCGAAAAGTTCAAACTCGTCGTCGTGCTGCGCGAGCCGGACGACTGGCGAGGCGGGCCGATGTCCAAGGAACTGGACGTCACCGGACGGCTCAGCGGCGGCCGGATCAAGGACGAGCGCAAACAGCGCTGGCTGTCGTGGCCGGTCGTCACGGGAGCGATCGGAGTGCTGCTGACCGGGGCGTTGCTGAGCATGCTCCTCGTCGCCGTGTCGCGCGGGTCCGAACCAGGCTGCGGCAAGGGATCCCTTGCGGTGCACGGATCCAGTGCGTTCGCGCGGATCATGAACAGCGTCGCGGACGAGTACCAGCGGCTGTGTCCCGGTGCGACGATCCTGACGCAGGCGGTCGGGAGCGTATCCGCGGTGCGCGAGCTGGGGCCGTTGCCAGCAGAGCAAAAGGACAGTTTGGCGGTGTTGTCCGACGGCAAGGCTGCCGATGCTGGGCCGGATCTGGTCACGCAGCCTGTCGCCGTGCTCGTGTACGGCCTGGTAGTGAACAAATCCGTCGGCGTCGACCACCTGAGCGGCGAGCAGGTGCGCGGCATCTTCAGCGGAAAGTACACGAACTGGTCGCAACTGCGGGAGGGGCCGTCGATTCCGATCCGGGTCGTCGGACGCGGGCAGGAATCGGGTACGCGCAAGACTTTCGAGGAGAAAATACTGGGTACGGCCGAGCCGGGACTGTCCTCGGACGACTGCCGGACGCCGACCCGCGACCCGCACGCCGCAGTGGTGCGATGCGAACGCGGTACGACCGACGAACTGCTGCGCGCCGTCGGCGATACGCCTGGTGCGATCGGCTACGCGGACGTGCCGGCGGCAAAGATCGCCGCGGCTGGCGGGCAAGTCGCGATGGCGAAACTCGACGACCGCTACCCCGACGTGACCAGCATCGACGCCGGCTATCGCTTCTGGACGGTGGAGTACTTCTACACCAAGGGCGTGCCGGAGAACGACTCGCTGCTGAAGCAGTTCATCGACTACCTGCGCAGCAGCACGGCGCGGGCGGAACTGCAGGACGCAGGGTACACGCCGTGTGTGACGAAACAGGGCCTGCTGGACCAGTACTGCACTCGTCCGGATGCCTGA
- a CDS encoding PLP-dependent aminotransferase family protein produces METIRELLLPAAAGGRRGRAVEAALRDAIRTGRLAVGTRLPSSRDLARQLGVARGTITALYEQLTAEGYLLSKHGSGTRVAPIDDPAPNPRVSATKSPTWEFDLRPGLPALSAFPRAEWLAAEREALNATPDLGLGYPDPTGHPALRAELAAYLGRVRALPTNPDDIVITSGAAEALSLLADALPDQRIAVEDPSHHGQANLLRDHGLRPIGIPVDDKGINVDALSTSDCSVVLVTAAHQFPLGVALHPDRRRQLLSWAAETGGLILEDDYDAEHRYDRPALGAMRALAPDHVAYIGSVSKVLAPALRIGWLIPPRRLRDAVARVKEMHDLGCPPLPQAALAHLIATGGYDRHLRRTRRLYRARRDALIEAITQHLPQWQPVGIAAGLHLVVRLPDGTDDVRLQEKLASAGVHAPALSTYSHTAAGYPGLVLGYAALPPDRLRAAVERIASAG; encoded by the coding sequence GTGGAAACGATCCGCGAGCTGCTGCTGCCCGCCGCCGCCGGAGGACGCCGGGGCCGCGCCGTCGAGGCCGCGTTGCGCGACGCGATCCGCACTGGACGGCTGGCCGTCGGCACCCGGCTGCCGTCGAGCCGCGATCTCGCGCGCCAGCTCGGGGTCGCGCGCGGCACCATCACCGCGCTCTACGAGCAACTCACCGCCGAGGGCTACCTGCTGAGCAAGCACGGCTCCGGCACTCGGGTTGCGCCGATCGACGATCCCGCGCCGAATCCTCGCGTCAGTGCGACGAAATCGCCGACCTGGGAGTTCGACCTCCGCCCTGGGCTGCCTGCTTTGTCGGCGTTCCCGCGGGCCGAATGGCTTGCCGCCGAACGAGAAGCCTTGAACGCGACACCCGACCTCGGCCTCGGCTACCCCGATCCGACCGGCCATCCGGCGTTGCGCGCGGAACTCGCCGCCTACCTCGGCCGCGTCCGGGCGTTGCCGACGAACCCGGACGACATCGTGATCACCAGCGGGGCCGCGGAAGCGCTGTCACTGCTGGCCGATGCCTTGCCGGACCAGCGCATCGCGGTCGAAGACCCGAGCCACCACGGCCAAGCGAACCTCCTGCGCGACCACGGGCTTCGGCCAATCGGCATCCCGGTCGACGACAAAGGCATCAACGTCGACGCACTGTCCACTTCAGACTGTTCCGTCGTGCTGGTGACCGCCGCGCACCAGTTCCCGCTCGGCGTCGCGCTGCATCCGGATCGCCGTCGGCAACTGCTGTCCTGGGCGGCGGAAACCGGCGGGCTCATCCTGGAAGACGACTACGACGCCGAGCATCGCTACGACCGTCCCGCGCTGGGCGCGATGCGCGCGCTGGCACCGGATCACGTCGCCTACATCGGCAGCGTCAGCAAAGTGCTCGCGCCAGCATTGCGGATCGGCTGGCTCATTCCGCCGCGACGGCTGCGCGACGCCGTGGCCCGGGTCAAGGAAATGCACGACCTCGGTTGCCCGCCGCTCCCGCAAGCCGCGCTCGCGCATCTGATCGCCACCGGTGGCTACGACCGGCATCTGCGCCGCACCCGACGCTTGTACCGCGCTCGTCGTGACGCGCTTATCGAAGCCATAACCCAGCACCTCCCGCAGTGGCAGCCGGTCGGGATCGCCGCCGGACTGCACCTGGTCGTCCGCCTCCCGGACGGCACCGATGACGTACGCCTGCAGGAAAAGCTCGCCTCAGCAGGCGTGCACGCCCCCGCCTTGTCGACTTATTCCCATACCGCGGCGGGATATCCGGGTCTCGTGCTCGGGTACGCCGCGCTCCCGCCGGACCGGCTCCGCGCCGCCGTGGAGCGGATCGCGTCGGCCGGTTGA
- a CDS encoding DMT family transporter, which produces MKRSMVLSGVAGAVLVGGSVPVTGMLDGYPVITGQALRYALGGLLLLGWAKVTRSPLPRPKLGDLPTLLGLAATGMIGFQACLLLAQRFAEPSAVAAFLGASPLVLALIAPMLDGRRPSAAPVVGSVLAGLGIVVLSGGGSASAPGLLLAALAMLCEASFTLLAVGLLRRLGPLATSTWSCFTAAAAGSVVGTVVDPAGAWRWPNARELVALLLLAVLVTAVAFVLWYSCVVGLGADRAGVLIGLMPVSGLAVAVLIGAQRFELKDLAGVALVAAGVACGLWKREAARPELSERAATVG; this is translated from the coding sequence GTGAAACGGTCGATGGTGCTTTCAGGGGTGGCCGGCGCGGTGCTGGTCGGCGGATCGGTGCCGGTCACCGGCATGCTGGACGGATATCCGGTGATCACCGGGCAGGCGCTGCGGTACGCGCTCGGCGGCCTTTTGCTGCTGGGCTGGGCGAAGGTCACGCGCAGCCCGCTGCCGCGGCCGAAACTCGGCGATCTGCCGACGCTGCTCGGCCTCGCCGCCACCGGGATGATCGGGTTTCAGGCCTGTCTGCTGCTGGCCCAGCGCTTCGCGGAACCCAGTGCGGTGGCGGCGTTTCTCGGAGCCAGCCCGCTCGTGCTCGCGCTGATCGCGCCGATGCTGGACGGTCGCCGTCCGTCCGCCGCTCCCGTCGTCGGATCGGTGCTGGCTGGGCTCGGCATCGTGGTCCTGTCCGGTGGCGGATCCGCTTCCGCGCCAGGGTTGTTGCTGGCTGCGCTGGCAATGTTGTGCGAAGCGTCGTTCACCCTGCTCGCGGTCGGATTGCTGCGCCGACTCGGACCGTTGGCGACCTCGACGTGGAGCTGTTTCACTGCTGCCGCAGCCGGTTCCGTGGTCGGGACGGTGGTCGATCCGGCTGGAGCCTGGCGGTGGCCGAACGCGCGCGAACTCGTCGCGTTGCTGTTGCTGGCCGTCTTGGTGACCGCGGTGGCTTTCGTGCTCTGGTACAGCTGCGTCGTGGGACTGGGTGCGGACCGGGCGGGCGTGCTGATCGGGCTGATGCCGGTGTCCGGACTGGCCGTCGCGGTGCTGATCGGCGCGCAACGGTTCGAGCTCAAGGATCTGGCTGGTGTCGCCCTGGTCGCCGCTGGAGTCGCATGTGGACTGTGGAAACGCGAAGCGGCTCGCCCGGAATTGTCCGAGCGAGCCGCTACAGTCGGCTGA
- a CDS encoding S8 family serine peptidase, with amino-acid sequence MTFRVKSAVRGFGRPMTLLAGVALAATVVAAPASAAPAPPQPSRHHFSAAAQSFVGATTVSERVARLNAAMAKLPKESGAYNATKLWNQGITGAGSTVATLVSFGDDKVKQVLDEYSRQHGLPPANVEVLQPSGAVPACTDPGVDTAACQSWGGETDLDVTMMHAMAPGAKIIVAATPVAETQGFAGLPEMMHAVDYMTEHRIADVVSMSFGTTEENFPSFESIKTLDPALERASKAGVTLVASSGDDGPTGAYLQGPGRYPYRVASWPASDPNVTTLGGTQLHLDANGVRTQPDDLVNAADNGFSEGAGLSKAYARPSWQNRVKQITGSTMRSYPDISMEGVQGTSQSAPLFAGVLALAVQANHGRLGQINPALYSKLGPKGAAAGIVDVTKGDNSQWDVEGFKAGPGYDIASGWGTVDASVFVPALVKAVR; translated from the coding sequence ATGACGTTCCGGGTGAAATCAGCCGTCCGGGGATTCGGGCGGCCGATGACCCTGCTGGCGGGCGTGGCGCTCGCCGCCACCGTGGTGGCGGCACCGGCCAGTGCCGCGCCGGCCCCGCCGCAGCCGTCCCGACACCACTTCTCGGCCGCCGCGCAGTCGTTCGTCGGCGCGACCACCGTGTCCGAGCGAGTGGCGCGGCTCAACGCGGCGATGGCCAAGCTGCCGAAGGAAAGCGGCGCGTACAACGCCACGAAGCTGTGGAACCAGGGCATCACCGGCGCCGGGTCCACCGTGGCCACGCTGGTGTCGTTCGGCGACGACAAGGTCAAGCAGGTCCTGGACGAGTACTCGCGGCAGCACGGCCTGCCGCCGGCGAACGTCGAGGTGCTGCAGCCCTCCGGCGCGGTGCCCGCGTGCACCGACCCCGGGGTGGACACCGCCGCCTGCCAGTCGTGGGGCGGGGAAACCGACCTCGACGTCACGATGATGCACGCCATGGCCCCGGGCGCGAAGATCATCGTCGCCGCTACCCCGGTCGCCGAGACGCAGGGTTTCGCCGGTCTGCCGGAAATGATGCACGCTGTCGACTACATGACCGAGCACCGCATCGCCGACGTGGTCTCGATGAGCTTCGGCACCACCGAGGAGAACTTCCCGTCGTTCGAGTCGATCAAGACCCTCGACCCGGCGCTGGAGCGGGCGAGCAAGGCGGGCGTCACGCTGGTGGCGTCGTCCGGCGACGACGGCCCGACCGGGGCATACCTGCAGGGACCCGGCAGGTACCCGTACCGCGTGGCGAGCTGGCCCGCCAGCGACCCGAACGTCACCACGCTCGGCGGCACCCAGCTGCACCTGGACGCGAACGGCGTCCGCACCCAGCCCGACGATCTGGTCAACGCGGCGGACAACGGGTTCAGCGAGGGAGCGGGCCTGTCGAAGGCGTACGCGCGGCCGTCCTGGCAGAACCGCGTCAAGCAGATCACCGGCAGCACGATGCGGTCGTACCCGGACATCAGCATGGAAGGCGTCCAGGGCACCTCGCAGTCGGCACCGTTGTTCGCGGGCGTGCTGGCGCTGGCGGTGCAGGCCAACCACGGGCGGCTGGGCCAGATCAACCCGGCGCTGTACTCGAAGCTGGGTCCGAAGGGCGCCGCAGCCGGGATCGTCGACGTCACCAAGGGCGACAACAGCCAATGGGACGTCGAAGGCTTCAAGGCCGGTCCGGGCTACGACATCGCGAGCGGCTGGGGCACGGTCGACGCGTCGGTCTTCGTGCCTGCCTTGGTGAAGGCGGTGCGGTGA
- a CDS encoding Pr6Pr family membrane protein — protein MSSKALARLWFGVTAVVVLAALVIQIVALVPAQGRYASFGGRVANLFTYFTIISNLLVLVTGAAFARGRGTSPLMRVLWLDALVGIVVTGVVYQVALAGLYELHGLSLAADILLHRVTPVLCVLGWLIFAPRVLEWRTVWWSLVYPLAWLVFTLVRGAIDGYYPYPFVNADDLGYGQVALNCVLIGVFFIALASGARIVDRRLTRVPGETRLADR, from the coding sequence ATGTCCTCGAAAGCGTTGGCCCGGCTGTGGTTCGGGGTGACCGCGGTCGTCGTGCTGGCCGCGCTCGTGATCCAGATCGTCGCGCTGGTGCCGGCGCAAGGGCGGTACGCCAGCTTCGGCGGGCGGGTGGCGAACCTGTTCACCTACTTCACGATCATCTCGAACCTGCTCGTCCTCGTCACCGGCGCGGCGTTCGCGCGCGGACGCGGCACCTCGCCGCTGATGCGCGTGCTGTGGCTCGACGCGCTGGTCGGGATCGTGGTCACCGGCGTGGTCTACCAGGTCGCGCTCGCCGGGCTGTACGAACTGCACGGGCTCAGCCTCGCCGCGGACATCCTGCTGCACCGCGTCACCCCGGTGCTGTGCGTCCTCGGCTGGCTGATCTTCGCTCCGCGCGTGCTGGAATGGCGCACGGTCTGGTGGTCGCTCGTCTACCCCTTGGCGTGGCTGGTTTTCACGCTCGTCCGCGGCGCGATCGACGGCTACTACCCGTACCCGTTCGTCAACGCCGACGACCTCGGCTACGGGCAGGTCGCGCTGAACTGCGTGCTCATCGGCGTTTTCTTCATCGCGCTCGCCAGCGGAGCCCGGATCGTCGACCGGCGGCTCACGCGCGTACCCGGCGAAACGCGTTTAGCGGATCGCTGA